In the genome of Anabas testudineus chromosome 4, fAnaTes1.2, whole genome shotgun sequence, one region contains:
- the sgcb gene encoding beta-sarcoglycan — translation MASEQESSNGPVKKSMREKAIERRSINKEHNSNFKAGYVPIEEERLHKTGLRGRKGNMAVCIIVLLFLLALINLIITLVIWTVIRIGPNGCDSMEFHETGLLRFKQKADMGIVHPLHKSTVGGRKDQDLVIVGNNNPVVFQQGTTKLSVEKDKTSIVSDVGISFTDPRTQTTFFSTDFENHEFHLPRGVKVLSVKKASTERITSSAASDLNIKGDSKAIIRGNEGVNIMGRTVEFKVGGGIELRAENSIVLNGSVMFNATRIPNSAGDLYFDEGWERYKLCMCADGTLFRVQVKYPNMGCQTSDNPCRKAH, via the exons ATGGCGTCCGAACAG GAGAGCTCCAATGGTCCAGTGAAGAAGTCCATGAGGGAGAAGGCCATAGAGAGACGCAGTATCAACAAGGAGCACAACAGTAACTTCAAAGCCGGCTATGTACCTATAGAAGAAGAGCGCCTTCACAAAACAGGGCTGAGAGGACGCAAGGGAAACATGGCCGTTTGCATCATtgtgctcctcttcctccttgcCTTAATTAACCTTATT ATCACACTTGTCATATGGACAGTGATCCGCATTGGTCCGAATGGGTGTGACAGTATGGAGTTCCACGAGACCGGCCTGTTGCGCTTCAAACAGAAGGCGGACATGGGCATCGTTCATCCACTGCACAAGAGCACGGTTGGGGGCCGTAAGGACCAGGACCTGGTCATTGTTGGCAACAATAACCCG gTTGTGTTCCAACAAGGCACGACTAAGCTTAGTGTAGAGAAGGACAAGACCTCGATCGTCAGTGATGTTGGCATATCCTTCACAGACCCTCGCACACAGACCACATTCTTCAGTACAGACTTTGAAAATCATGAGTTTCATTTGCCCAGAGGAGTTAAGGTCCTCAGCGTTAAAAAGGCCTCAACAGAAAGG ATCACAAGCAGTGCGGCGTCTGACCTGAATATTAAAGGGGACAGCAAGGCCATCATTCGTGGTAACGAGGGAGTCAACATCATGGGCCGGACCGTAGAGTTTAAAGTGGGTGGAGGCATCGAGCTCAGGGCT GAGAACAGCATCGTCCTTAATGGATCAGTCATGTTCAATGCCACACGCATCCCTAACTCTGCAGGAGATTTGTATTTTGATGAAGGTTGGGAGAGGTACAAGCTCTGCATGTGTGCTGATGGAACTCTGTTCCGTGTGCAGGTCAAATATCCCAACATGGGCTGCCAGACATCAGACAACCCATGTAGAAAAGCTCACTGA